CGGGACAAATCAAGACCGGCTCGGCATCGCGTACCGATCGCGTCGCAAAGTACAACCAGTTGCTTCGCATTGAAGAAGAATTGGGTAGCGCGGCCAGGTTCCTGGGACTGAAGGCATTGAACTACAAGGGATAAAAGTTATTGAGGAGGATTCTATGAGGCGTTCTCTCGTGATCGCGTGTTTACTCGCGCTATCGACGTGTTCGTTGTGGAGCCAGCAATCTGCAACTGCTGCCAATCAACCACCCTCAAGCGAGCAGGTCATGAAGTTCTTTGACATCATGCACCTTCGAGAGCAAATGCAGACCATGCTGCAAACCGAGCAAAAGCAAGTCAACATCATGGTCGGGGACATGTTCAGCAAGCGGATGCCGGACGCCACTCCCGAACAGCGGAAGCAATTCGAGAGCCTGATGAGTGATATGGCGAATGATCTTTTTAAGAACTATCCAATCGACGACTTGCTCCGTGACATGGTCCCCGTGTACCAGAATCATCTGAGTGAGGCGGATTTGGCGGCCATCGTCGATTTCTATTCGTCCCCGGTCGGCAAAAAGGTATTGAAGGAGATGCCTGCGATGACGGCGGAGGCGATGCGAATTTCCTATGCCCGCATGCAGCCGAAGATTGAGGATGCGCTGAAAAAGATGGAGTCGCGTGTGGATGCGATGGCGAACGACGAGAAAAAGAGCGGCACAGACTCGAAGCCTGCGGACCCCAAGAAATAGGGAACCCGGCGGTACTTGGCTGAAACGGCGAACCGATCTGATCTCACATTTTTTCCGCAAACGTACTTTCCTTATTTCTGTTGCCTGACTTAATCGGCGCACCGATGTGGCGCCGTCCGGAATGGCTGGTGGTCGAAGCCAGAAGCGAATAGCTAGGAGCTGATATTGCCTCATCCGAAACCTCTCGTTCTTATCATCCTCGATGGCTGGGGATACCGCGCTGAAACCAAGGCCAATGCGATCGCGCTTGCGCGCAAGCCGGTTTACGACCGGATGCTGCGTGAGTATCCGAACACGCTCATTCACACCAGTGGTCCGTTTGTCGGTCTGCCCGAAGGACAGATGGGCAATAGCGAAGTCGGGCATCTCAATATTGGCGCTGGGCGCATCGTGCACATGGATATCACGCGCATCGAGGTGATGATCCAGAATGGCGACTTCTTCTCGCATCCGGTGCTGCTCGACGCGATGAAGCATGCGCGCACGGGCGGCCGAAAGCTGCACTTGTTCGGACTCCTATCCGACGGTGGCGTCCATTCCCAGCAGACGCACCTCTACGCGCTCCTCAAGATGGCGAAACAGAATGGAGTGGATCGCGTCTTCGTGCATGCCTTTATGGACGGACGCGATACTCTGCCGACGAATGGCGCGGGCTATATCCAGCAATTGCAGCAGAAGATGCGCGAGTACAACTCCGGCAAGATTGCCACCGTGAATGGACGCTACTACGCGATGGACCGCGACCGGCGCTGGGAGCGCATTGCGAAGGCTTATAACGCGATGGTTTTCGGTCAGGGCGAGGGCGGCACCTACGTCGATCCTGTGCAGGGCGTGAAAGACTTCTACGGGAAAGGTGTGACGGACGAATTCATCGTGCCGTTCGTGTGCGTGGACAATCGCGGCGAGCCCCTGGCGAAGATCGCCGACGATGACGCCTGCATCTGTTTCAACTACCGCGCCGACCGCGTTCGCGAAATTACCCGCGCCCTTTGCCGCACCAGTGGATTGAATTCGCAGGCGGGCGGTGATCTGCCCGGCGCGGCTGATCTCAATACTGAACTTCCTGCCGAGCGTGGGCCAAAGAATCTGAAATACGTCTGCATGACGCAGTACGACCAGCACTTCAGCCTGCCGATGGTGATAACCCCCGAGTCGATGGCCAACATCCTGGCCAACGTGATGGGCGGACTCAATATGCGCAACCTGCGCGTCGCCGAGACGGAGAAGTATGCGCATGTCACATACTTCTTCAACGGTGGCGTGGAGCAACCGTTTCCTGGGGAAGAGCGCATCGTGGTGCCATCTCAAAAAGTGGCGACCTATGACTTGAAGCCGGAAATGAGCGCGGCAGGAATTGCCGACACTGTGGTGAAAGCCGCCAATGACGGCACGTTTGACGTCATGATCGTGAATTTTGCCAATGCCGATATGGTCGGTCACTCAGGAAAGATCGAACCGACCGTAAAGGCCGTGGAGACGGTCGATGCCTGCCTCGGCCAAATTGAAAAAGCGGTCCGCGCACGAGGCGGCGCGATGCTGATCACCGCCGACCATGGCAACGCCGAGATGATGATCGATCCGGCAACCGGCGGTCCGCATACGGCGCACACGACGAATCCCGTGCCGTTTATCGTGGCAGCCGCCGATGCATCGCGGTACACCCTGAAACCGAACGGATCATTGCGCGATATTTCGCCGACAATCCTTGGGATGCTCGGCGTCGACGAGCCGAAAGAGATGACTGGAGCCGACTTGCGTGTCCTACGAAAATAATGGACCGCCGAGACGCAGAGTGCGCCGAGGCAGGACGGCGTTGAAAAAATTGCCATCCTGAGCGAAGCGAAGGACCTGCTGTTTGTAGCTCCACAACTCTTTGGCGTCTCTGCCTGGTAAGCTGTTGTGCGCATGAAGCTGCTGATCTTCGTCCATCATCCATTTAACCTGTGGAATGCTCCTGGCTGGTTCGCGGAGAGACTGCGAACTGACTTTCCTTCGCTTGATATTGTCCACCTTTCCGACTACAAGCGCGTGGATGCCGAGATCGTGGACGCCGAGATTACCGTCACATGGTCTGTCCGGCCGGAGCAGATCAAGTCCGCGAAGAAGCTGCGCTGGATTCACTCTCCCGCTGCAGCGGTTCATCAACTTATCTTCCCGGAGTTGGTGGAGAGTGACATCGTCCTCACCAATGCACGGGAGGTGCACGGGCCAGTCGTTGCGGAGCATGTGATCGCGCAAATCTTTGCGTTGGCGAAGAAAATTCCCGACGCAGTGCGACTGCAGGCAAAGGGTGAGTGGGGTCAGCAACGCATGTGGGAGGAACTTCCACGCGTACGCGAAGTTGCGGGCGCGACCGTTGGATTGGTGGGCTTGGGTAGTATCGGCCGCGCGGTTGCCAAAAGTGCGAAGGCGTTGGGAATGCGCGTGATTGCCGTGCGGGAACATCCCGAGAAGGGAAGCGAGGGCGCGGATGCGGTCTTCGGACCGGACCAAATTGATGAGATTTTCCGTCAGGGAGACTACGTCGTGCTGGCGGCCCCGGTGACTGGTCAAACGAAGAGCCTGGCAAACGCAGAACGCCTCGCGTTGATGAAGACTGACGCGTGCCTGATCAATGTTGCTCGCGGTCAGTTGATTGACGAATCTGCACTCGCCTCGGCGTTGAGTGAGAAGAGAATCGGGGGCGCGGCCTTGGATGTTTTTCCAAAAGAGCCATTGACGGCCGACTCGCCTCTTTGGGATATCCCAACCCTCCTGATCACACCGCACACGGCAGCGCTAACCGACAAGCTGTGGGAGAGGCACTATGCGTTGTTCGCGGAAAACCTGAGGCGCTATGTCGGTGGCAAGGAATTGCGTGGGGTAGTAGATAAGAAGCGCGGTTACTAATGTAGCGATAGTTGCACGACACCCGGCGGATCTGCCCTAGCGCGTATCGATCCCGAATCCCAAAATAGCCGTTACCTCGACGGGCTCATTTCCCCGAAATGCGGGACGAAATTTCCAGTTCGGTAGCGTTGCCAGAATCTTCGAAGTTGTTTCCGCCGCACCCGGTTCGAGTACTTTCATATCCTTCAGAACACCGGAACGGTCGAGGACACACGCAATCACGACGCGCGTCGGTCGCAGGCCGGCAGGGAGATCCTTGCGGATGGGTTCTGGTTCGGTGAGAGGAACTCCTGCGGGATGCGATCCAGAGCTTGCGTCGGCATATTGCATGACCGCCATGCCGAGAGAGGTCTCGATATAGATCGAATAGTTGTCACCTTTCAGCAAGCCGTAGTAGTTAAACACGCCACCGGATCGTGACGTGGCCTGGATCGTATATCCCGAGCGCTTGTGATCGTTGGCCGACGACCGTCCCGGCCCAGAGCCAGCAGTTCCACCGGCGGGTCCGAAGCTGGGAAGAGTGATGCTGTTGCCGCCTTGCACGGACACGCCGGGCATCGCAGGTGCACCGTTGGTACCTTGTCCCGTGCCGCCGGTGCCTGGATAAGGGGAAATTCCCGAGCGCGCGTTGGGGTCGGAACCTGGGCCCGTCCCCTCTTTGCCGGCGCCAGAGTTCTCTCCTTGCAGGCCGCTTCCGGGCCCTGTGCCTTTTCCGAGGCCCGCTCCTCCGCCATTGCCACCGAGCCCTGTCTTTGCCGCGCCGCTTGGAGACATTGCGATCGCGCCGCTACTGGCATTCGGCAGTCCGACTTTGGATCCCGGTTGGTTGGACACCACAACACCTGAGCCTGCCGCACTGCCGTTAGCTCCGGGTGGAGTTACAGCTGTGCCAGGATCGAGGGGACTGCCGGTACCTGCTCCTTTGTTGCCGCGTCCACTTCCGGAAAGGGCATTGCCTCCTCCCAGGCTGGGTGGAGGCGGCACGACTTCGGTTGATCCGAGTAAGGATCCTCCGGAACGGCTGCCAGCCGTGCCTTTCAAGCCTCCGCCATCAGGGCTCACAGGAGGTGGGACAACTTGTGTCGTGATGCTGCCCGCTCCGGTACGCGACAGCGATCCTCCACCTGACATGCTGGGTGGTGGAGGCACCGGAGAGGGATGCACGTCTCCCGTCAATGAACCGCCCCAACTATTGAAATCACGACTGACCTGCGATGGCGGTGGAGCGACCACCACCGGTGCCGGGAGCGCAAGTTTTGGAGTGTCGGAACGGTCGCGCTGGGGCGATGCGACGGGCGGTGCAATCACGTTGGCGGTTTGCGTCAGAGACGAACGCGAGCTCGCCAGATCACGCTGCGCGTCGTTGGTGTTGGGTGTGGGCGCGATGACCGAGGGCGTGATCGACGTTGCTCCGCGCATTCGGTCGCGCTTTACGTCCGGCGCAGGAGCGATCACCGGTGCGTTCACCGTGGGTAAGGAGCGCGTGTTCGTGTGCGAAACTTCCGGCGCGGGCGCGATTACGTTAGCCATCAGGCTGTCCGGCTTGCGCGTCAAAGTGGAGTTTAGTTCCGGCGTGGGAGGCACCACACTCGGTGTCGGCAACGCCGGTGCGGCGAACGACGAGCGCAGGCCTTCGGTCGGAGGTGGTCCTGGTACGGGCTTGATCGCGAGCAGGTTGGCCACAGATGCGTCCGAGCGCGGCAGGTTCAGCTTCGGAGCATCGACCACTTTTTCAGTGGGTGTGCTGCCACGAGCGACCCGGATGGTTTGCGTGCGATGGTGAGATTCCCGGCCTCCCGCGCGTCCTGATTTGCCGGCTTGCGCCCCGCCGGCGTCTTCGGTCTTGGGAAGTTCGTCGCCCGTGTAATAGATGATGTCCCATTTTTGAACGGGTGGAGGCGTGTAGGGCTGCAGACTTGCAATTCGGGCGGGAATTACGATCAATAGAAATACCAGCAATACTTCGAGCGACCACGTGAGCAGCATCCCTCGGTACGGAAACATGCCGATGGGAGCTTCTCCGGCAAGGTGCTTGGGGGACTTGCTGAGAGCGGGACCGAGAGCAGTCTTGAATTCCTGCCAGGGCGAGGACCATTCCACCAGCAATTTGGGCGGTTCAGGCCATGGCTGCTGGTCAACATTCTGCGGGATGGTTTCGACTGTACTCATGCAGCTTCGGTATCGAGCGGACGCTCCATCAGGATATCGACTTGGTCGCCCAAAAGGGTGCCAGAATTGCGAATTGTGCCAGTCGGAAGTTCCAGCACTGACGCCGCCAGGACGCGAATTGCCGCCATCCGCCATGGCTTGAGCGACTCTTCCATGTGGATGACGATCCTTTCGTGGTCCAGATAGAGCACATCAATGGGGAAGCGCATGGCAAATGTGTGGACGCCATGGCACGGCGTAATCCACAAGCCCTGGCCGGGGCGGAAACGTGAGGCGTCAGTTGCCATCAGGCCGCGAAAACGGGTCCAGTGGGTTCGCGCGACCAGTAATTCGGTCGCGAGATAAGTACTGCGTGTACGGTTGAAAGCGTATCCCGAAGGCCCGTGGGCGGGCATGACCACTCCTCAACTTCGAACCGGATTCACTACTTCCCGCCGGAAATGGGACCGAGTAAGTGTATCAACTGAATAACAGCCGGCCCCACGGTGACGAAAATCAGGGAGGGCAGCACAAACAGGACCAGGGGAATGATCATTTTAACAGTGGTCTTGGCAGCCTGTTCTTCGGCTCGCTGACGGCGCTCGGTCCGCAGCGAATCGGAATGGACCCGCAGCGCCTGGGCGACGCTGGTTCCGAATCGATCCGTCTGAATCAAGGTACCCACCAAACCGCGGACATCGTCCACTCCCGTGCGAGCGGCGAGGTTTCTGAGCGCTTCGGCACGTGGCTTACCAGCACGGGTCTCTAGGTTGAAGAGATGAAATTCGGAGCTGAGTTCGGGGTGCGCGTGCTGCAGGTCATCGCCAACGCGCAACATGGCCTGGTCGAGGGCGAGTCCAGCCTCCACGCAGATCACGGTCAAGTCGAGCGCATCGGGTAGTCCCAGTCGAATTCGGCGCTGCCGTTCTCTCAGGGCCCGTTTCAAGTAGAAACGCGGCAGGAAAAAGCCGAACGCTGGAATTCCAACCAGCAAGAGCAACGAATCAACCCCAGAGAATACAAGCACGCCCGCCAGACCAAGAATCGCAAACAGAATTCTTGCCCCGAAGTAAAAACGGACATGACGGGCATCGCGATATCCGGCTTGAATCAACCAGGCTTGCGTTTGGGAAACGTCGGTAGGAGTAACCGGAAGCGCGCGACTGATCGGATCAAGCGCCTGCTGAATCCGTTCCCGTATGGCAGGCTTCTCTTCTTTTTTTGGCCGCTGCCATCCGATTTCACGAAGACGTGAACCCAGCACCGACGACGGCGCCATGGTCGCAGCGCCGAAAGCGAACACCACCACTACGATGGTGAAAAAAATCAGAATGGAGAGGGCCCAAATCATGAATCAGACCTGAATCCTGATGATCTTGCGGATCACAAAATAACCGAGCGTCTGGAGCGTGATGCCGCCCACGATGAGGGCGTGACCCAGGGGATCCGTGAATAGCGGCTGAATGAAGCTCGGGTTCATGACCACCATCACGACCACAATCGTCGGAGGCAATGCCATCAAGAGCACCATGGTCAGACGTCCCTGCGCAGTGTGC
This genomic window from Acidobacteriota bacterium contains:
- a CDS encoding DUF2059 domain-containing protein: MRRSLVIACLLALSTCSLWSQQSATAANQPPSSEQVMKFFDIMHLREQMQTMLQTEQKQVNIMVGDMFSKRMPDATPEQRKQFESLMSDMANDLFKNYPIDDLLRDMVPVYQNHLSEADLAAIVDFYSSPVGKKVLKEMPAMTAEAMRISYARMQPKIEDALKKMESRVDAMANDEKKSGTDSKPADPKK
- a CDS encoding 2,3-bisphosphoglycerate-independent phosphoglycerate mutase, which gives rise to MPHPKPLVLIILDGWGYRAETKANAIALARKPVYDRMLREYPNTLIHTSGPFVGLPEGQMGNSEVGHLNIGAGRIVHMDITRIEVMIQNGDFFSHPVLLDAMKHARTGGRKLHLFGLLSDGGVHSQQTHLYALLKMAKQNGVDRVFVHAFMDGRDTLPTNGAGYIQQLQQKMREYNSGKIATVNGRYYAMDRDRRWERIAKAYNAMVFGQGEGGTYVDPVQGVKDFYGKGVTDEFIVPFVCVDNRGEPLAKIADDDACICFNYRADRVREITRALCRTSGLNSQAGGDLPGAADLNTELPAERGPKNLKYVCMTQYDQHFSLPMVITPESMANILANVMGGLNMRNLRVAETEKYAHVTYFFNGGVEQPFPGEERIVVPSQKVATYDLKPEMSAAGIADTVVKAANDGTFDVMIVNFANADMVGHSGKIEPTVKAVETVDACLGQIEKAVRARGGAMLITADHGNAEMMIDPATGGPHTAHTTNPVPFIVAAADASRYTLKPNGSLRDISPTILGMLGVDEPKEMTGADLRVLRK
- a CDS encoding D-2-hydroxyacid dehydrogenase, which translates into the protein MKLLIFVHHPFNLWNAPGWFAERLRTDFPSLDIVHLSDYKRVDAEIVDAEITVTWSVRPEQIKSAKKLRWIHSPAAAVHQLIFPELVESDIVLTNAREVHGPVVAEHVIAQIFALAKKIPDAVRLQAKGEWGQQRMWEELPRVREVAGATVGLVGLGSIGRAVAKSAKALGMRVIAVREHPEKGSEGADAVFGPDQIDEIFRQGDYVVLAAPVTGQTKSLANAERLALMKTDACLINVARGQLIDESALASALSEKRIGGAALDVFPKEPLTADSPLWDIPTLLITPHTAALTDKLWERHYALFAENLRRYVGGKELRGVVDKKRGY
- a CDS encoding DUF192 domain-containing protein; amino-acid sequence: MPAHGPSGYAFNRTRSTYLATELLVARTHWTRFRGLMATDASRFRPGQGLWITPCHGVHTFAMRFPIDVLYLDHERIVIHMEESLKPWRMAAIRVLAASVLELPTGTIRNSGTLLGDQVDILMERPLDTEAA
- a CDS encoding type II secretion system F family protein — protein: MIWALSILIFFTIVVVVFAFGAATMAPSSVLGSRLREIGWQRPKKEEKPAIRERIQQALDPISRALPVTPTDVSQTQAWLIQAGYRDARHVRFYFGARILFAILGLAGVLVFSGVDSLLLLVGIPAFGFFLPRFYLKRALRERQRRIRLGLPDALDLTVICVEAGLALDQAMLRVGDDLQHAHPELSSEFHLFNLETRAGKPRAEALRNLAARTGVDDVRGLVGTLIQTDRFGTSVAQALRVHSDSLRTERRQRAEEQAAKTTVKMIIPLVLFVLPSLIFVTVGPAVIQLIHLLGPISGGK